The nucleotide sequence TGATCCTCGGCACGCTCGAGGGAATCGACGGCGATCGGATCACGGTCGGTTCGCCCGACGTCGGCGCCGCCGGGCCGCTGCGCATCAGGCGCGGTGCGCTGGAGCGAATGCGCCGGATCCAGGGGGGCGTGCGGACGATCATCCCCGGCGGGCTCGAGGGCTGGGATGCCGTCCGCGGCGTGTGGCAGGAGCAGGCAGGCACGCTGTCCAGCGACCGGCCGAATGCGATGGCGTTTTGCGACGTCGGTGCACCGGCCAAGGCCTGCTACGACCTCGTCCTGTCGTGGACCGTGCGGCCGGACTTCGACCTCCACGTCGCCACCGACGCGGCCGAGTTCGCCCGGCTCAAGGCTCCCGCGCCGGGCAAGAAGCCGAACGATGTCGAGGAGTACCGGCTGCAGGCAAGCGGTGGGAAGGTGCAGGCGTGGCGCGAAGGAGCCAAGGCCGACTTCGGCGAAATTGCTCCCCTCGACGCCGCTGGCGGTAGCCTGCACGTGCAGGTGTTCGTCGACCAGGAGACGGGGCGGATGGCCGTCGCCGTGCCGAAGGATGGCCAGGCTGACGAGAAGCCGGCCTTCGACAAGACCGTCGCGCCGCGAAAGGCCGCCGCCCGGCCGGGATTCTCGATCAAGCTGCGAAAGGGCACGGTGCGGATCGATCGCCTGCGGATCGTCCCCTGGGACGGCGGCGCACCCCGGCTGGAGCCTGTCGTCGGCCTCGGGAGTCCGACGGCTGTCATCGAGTCGTTCGACAAGACGGCCGGGGAATTCGTGGTTCGCGACGGCGCCGAGACGCGGCGGGTCGCCGCGGCCGCCGTCGGGGAGGTCGGGTTTCCCGTCGATCCAACCGCGGCGAAGCCGGCATCCGGCCCCGCCGCGGTGCTGCTCGGTTTTCCCGCCGGCAGCCGGCTGACCGGAACCGTTCGTGAGATCGTCAAGGAGACGGTCACGCTCGACAGCCCGGCGCTGGAGGGACCGCTCGCCTGTTCGATCGGCCGCCTCGCGCTGCTCGAACCGGTCGCCCCCGCGCAGCCGCCTTCTCTGCCGGGGCGGGTCGGGCTCCTCGAGTCAGCCACGGACCGGATGCTCGGCTGTATCGCCCCCGCCGACGGGGTCGGCTGGCAGGCGTGGGGTGCGGTGGCGGCTGCCCGGTTCGCGCCGGCGGCGGCCGCCAAGGTGTCCTATCGTGGCACGCCGCTGCTCGGCGGCGCCGGGCTGTCACTGGCCAAGCAGGGCAACACGCTGTCCGTCGTCGAGATCGTCCCTGGCGGCCCCGCCGCCCGGGACGGGCGGATCCAGCGCGGCTGGAAACTCGAGGCGATCCAGCTCCTGCCCGGTGGGCAGCCGCTCCCCACGGTCGGTCTCACGATCGAGAACGTGGTCGCCCTGCTGCGCGGGATCGTCGGTTCCAGCGTCGGCCTGCGGCTGACGGATGCCACGGGACAGTCCCAGGAACTGACGCTCGTCCGTGACCGTTCCGGCCGCGGTGACGTGGGGAACGCCAGCGAACAGGATGTGCTCGAGGCGGCGCTCAAGGTCCAGGATGAAAAGTCCGGCATCAAGGCCGGCGTCGGCCCGGGGGGCAGCCTGATCACGCTCAAGACGGGGGATGCGATTTTTTGCACGGTGCTTTCCGCGAATCCGGACGGGCTCAAGGTGAAGATCGACCGTGACGAGATCCTCATCCCCAACCCCCTGCTGCGGGCGGCCGAACTGGTGAACGCCCCGGCGATGCCGATCAGTCCGCAGAAGATGGAGCGGCTCACGACGCTGCCACGGATGCAGATGACCGACCCGCCCACTCACATGATCCGCCTCGCATCGGGCGACTACCTGCGGGGCAAGCTCCTCTCGCTCGACGACAAGAAAGCGACGTTCAAGGTGCTGGAGGAGACGAAGGAATTCGAGCGGCCGACGCTCGCCCGGATCATCTGGCTGAGCGTGGCAGGAGACAACGCCGACCAGAAGGCGGTCGAGATGCTGGCCGGCAACGCGGGCTTGCCGGTGCAGTCCGTGGGCGTCGACAAACGCCGACTCACGATTGCTGCCGAGCGGGTCGAGGATGGCCGGCTGATCGGCAACGCCGGCCCGCTCGGGCAGTTGCAGATCGACCTCAAGACGAGCGAATCACTGTTCCTCGGCGTGGCGATCGCGGCCCAGCCCGCGACGGCCAACAGCTTCAAGAAGTGGGAGCTCAAGCCGGCCAAGCCGCCGGCGGCACTGTTGGGGAAGTGATCGGGCTCAGACGCGTTCACGTTGAAACCCACGCGTGACGCTGGGCGGGCCTGCCCACGCCCCATCGCCGGACGTTCGCTGCGGCCTTCCAGGCCTGCGCTCACTCGGACCTGGCTGCGCTTCGCCCGACCAATCCGCCTGCGGCGGATCGGTGCCCGGCTGCGCTTGCCAGCTCACGCCGGCTCCCGGGGCATGGGCAACCCCGCCCGATCGGCTGCGCAGTCAGGATCGTCTTGTGCGCGAGGATCAAGTGGGACCGGTATGGCGCCCCGGCCCGGCGGGCGGCTTCAGCGGACGTCGGGCGTGGGAATGAGTTCCGGCGTGCCGGTTTGGCCCTGCATGCCAGGACCGGCCGCCGGCGGCAGGACCTCCGGCTTCGGCTCCGTCCGCGTGGCGGGGTCGCGGGGCGGCAAGTGCACGACGGGGGCGTCGGCCCCGATCGATTCGAAGTTCTGCGTGATCGGGCCGCGGCTGAAGACGCCCGGTCGGGAGTGGCCGTAGTCGAGGTACAGGCTCGCGTCCCGCTGCCGGGCCCGGCGGTGGGCGTCGAAGTAGGCCTTGCCGGGCCACGGTCCCTCGGCGAGGAACACGCCGTTGTATTCGAGCAGCGAGCCCTTGCGGTAGTGGAGCTGCGAGATCGATCGCGTGTAGTCGACGAGGGCCCGATAGTAGGAACTCTCCGCCTCGGCCCGGCGGCGCTGGGCGTCGAGGAGCTGGTCGAGCGTCACCTGGCCGGCGTCGTAGGCCGCCTGGACCGCATCGACCTGCCGCTCGGCGGCGACGCGGCGGTTGAAGTTGGTCTGGGCGAGGGCGAAGTTCGTGTCCACGTTGCGGACCGCCTCGACGAGGGCGTGCGAGGCCTCCAGTTCCTCGTCCTGGAGCCGGGCCCGCTCGCGGGCCAGTTGCAGCTGGTGGTGACGGACGGTGGCCAGCTCGCGCCGGAAGCCGAGCGGCATCTGGAACTGGGCCCCAGCCTGCCACTCCTGGAACTTGCCGGAGAGGAGCGTCGAGTAGGCGTCGGTGCCGAGAAGGGGGTCAGGATTCAGGGGGTTTTGGATGTTGTTGGCCTCATACGGATTGTAATTTTGGTTGATCAAGTCCTGCCCCATGCCGAGGAACCGCCAGCGGCCAATCAAATCGAGCCGGGGGAGAATCAGGTTCTTGGCGGCGGTCAGTTCCAGCTCACGCTGCTTGATCACCCACTTCTGCTTGCGGAGTTCCGCCGACCGCGAGAGGGCCTCGACGAGCGACTGCTGCCAGTCGAAGGAGATCCGCGCGGTCGTCGGCTCGTCGGACGGGCGGATGAGCCGGCCGTCGCTGGCCGAGATGCCCATCATGTAGCGGAGCCGGTTCTCGCAGCGGTAGACGTCGGTGAGCGCCTGCTCCACCTCGGCCCGGAAGAAGAAGTACTGCTCGCGGGCCTGAGCCTCCTTGTCACGCTCGCCCCCCCGCGAGCCCTCGACCATCAGGGCGTGGACCTTGCGCCAGGCCTCGAGCGAACTGTCGCGGCCCGCCTTGCGGGCCTCGAGGTTACGGTAGGCGAAGTACAATTCCCAGTAGGACTGCTCAGTGTCGCTGACGAGGTTGCGGACGCCGGCCTCGAAGTCGGCCAGCGAGATGTCGGCGTTGATCCGGGCGAGGAGCACGCCGCGGAACACGGGCCGGCCGTAGATGTTCTCGAAGGAATCGGGGCCCGCGATCCGGTTGTAGGTCACGCCCGCGCCCTGGAGGAGCGGCTGGCTGAACGTGAAGTCGTAATTCGTCTGCCATGATGTTGGCAGTTCGCGAGCCGCCTGATTGTTACTGTCATACAGGGTCTGGTTTGAGAATCCCCACGTGGCCCCGGTGGCCGACCGTTTGGTGAGACCGGTTGTCCAATTTGACGCCATGCCCTCGAAGTTCTGCGGAAAGAACGGGTTGGGCCTGAAGTTCTGCGGCCGGTTGATCCGGTCCCAGGTCATGGAGCTCGTGAGCTGCGCGTCGAACAGCGCCAGGGCGCTCTCCACGCCGCGGAACGGATCGGTCTCGACGATCGCCGGATCGTAGACACTCGGCGTGGCCTGGGGATTGGTGAGCAGCGACACCGGCGGCTCGCCGGTCTGCGGCCGCGGGCCGCCGAAGCTGCCGAACCGGCCGCCGAGGTTCCGCAGCACCTTGCCGTTCTCCAGGGCCGTGCGGACCGCCTCCTCGAGCGACAGTTCCCAGACGTTGTCGAAGTTGGGGTTCGACAGCGTGAGCGGCTCGACGGCGCCGGCCGCCTCGGCGAGCGGCTCCTGGTTGGTGTCGGGGTATTCGAGCTTCTGGATCGCCCCGACGTAGTGCGAGAGGTCGCCGTCCTCGAAGAAGTAGAACGGCTGCCGCGGCGCGCAGCCCGAGGCGAGGAGCGCGACGCTCGTCAGGGCGACCCACAACTGTTGGATGGTGCGCGGCACGGCGGGGGTCCGTTTTCAGTTCGGCCGATCTCCGGCGCTCGAGCCGGAAGCCGCCGCCGTCGCGCCTGGGAGGGGCCGGTTGATGACCGGCCCCAGCACGGTGCCCCCCGACTCCGTGCCTGCTTCACAACGCACCAAGGCGCAACGGCGGCCTTGCTGATATCGTCCCCCTGACCGGCAAACTTGGAAGAATCGTCAGGGCTTGCCAGGGTCAGCGGCAGGCTGGGAGGTGACGGCAGGCCAGCCCGGTGAGGCAAGCTGGCGAATCGCCCCCTCCTCGACACAGGAGAACAGGGCCGCGGTTCCCGGAAACCGGGCCACGGCCACGAGGCCGTCACGGGGTCCGAGAACGTTGAGGGCCGTGGCCAGCGCGTCGGCGGTGGTGCAATCGGGGGCGATCACCATGACGGCCGTGCGGCCGGCCACGCCCAGGCCTGTTCGCGGATCGACGATGTGGCTGTAGCGCACGCCGTCGATCTCGACCGCCTGGAAGGCGTCGCCGGACGTCGTCAGTGCCGCATCGGCAAGTTCGAGGGCCGGGGTCGACGTGGGAGCGCCGCCGTGGGGAGCGGTCTTGATCTTCCAGCCGCGCGCTCCCGGCGGTGCGGCCGAAACGAGGATGTCGCCCGAGGCGTCGATCATCGCCGCGCGGATCCCGCGCGAGGCGAGCGCCTCCTGCGCCCGGTCCGCGGCGTAGCCCATACCGATGCCGCCGAGGTCGAGCCGCGTGCCCGGACGAGGCAGGAGCACGGCCCTGCGTTCCGGAACGAGGACGAGCGCCCCGGCCCCCACCGCCGCCCGGGCCGCGGCCAGCCGGTCGGGACGTGGCAGCCGGCCGGTCCGGCGCGCCTGCCGCCAGAGCGTCGTCAGTGGACCGACGGTCGGATCGAACGCACCCGCTGTTGCGTCGCGAACCATCACAGCCTGCTGGAGAACGTTCCACAGGTCGGTGGAGACGGCGACCGGCTGCGCCGTCGGCGCGGCTGCCGAAAGCCTGCACAGTTCGCTGGCCGGATCGTAGTCGGAGAGGATGCGCTCGAGCCGCTCCACCTCGGCAAAGCCCGCTCTGATCGCGGCCTCCCCTGCGGCCGCGGCCGGCGCCTGCACCGTGATCGTCCACGGCACTCCCATCAGCCGCCGGGTCTTCGCGAACCGACCACCGGCCGGCGGCGCGGGCAGCCGTCCGCGGCAGCCGCCGACGGAAGCGGCCAGTCCCGCGCCAACCGCTGCACGGCAGAGCATCCGGCGATAGAATCGGGGCGTCATGGATGCACCAGCAGCCGGTCCGGGGATTCCGATCACGTTTCAGTGTACGCCGCTGCGCAGCGTGCCGCGGCTCGACATCCCGCTCGACGCCTCCCCCGCATTTCGTGCCAAGGCCGAGCGGCTGCAGCGGGCCGTCTCCCGCCACGGCGCCCGCAACACCTACTACCTCGGCGATGGCCGCTGCACGTTCCATTTCACGAACGATGCGGCGACGGGCTGGGTCCGGTTCCGCTTCGAGGGCACCGTCCTCACCGATGAACAGGACGTGCGTACGATCGGCAGCGACCTCGCGGTCGAACTCGACGGCGAGACCTGCGACTGGCTGACCCAGCCGGCCGTCGAATGGCTGCGCGGCACCGTCGTGCGGGCCGTGGAGGCCGAGTTCGACCGCTACATCGCTGCCGGCGACCTGTCGCGGACGCTGGAGCGCCTGGCGCGTGAGCAGGCAGCCAGCGACGCCGCCGGGGGCTACCTGGGAATGAATCTCTGACGCCGGCCGATCAGCCGCGGCTGGCGACCTCGAGGAGCACGCTCTCGTTGTCGCTGCCGCGGATCGGCCAGGTCGCCACCCGGCGCACGACGACGCGTCGCGTCAGGCCCTGAAGCCGGGCCGCGTCCCGCTCCTCCTCCCAGCGCGGCCCCTTGACGACGAGCAGCCGCCCGAAGGAGTCGGCGAGGGGCTCGAACCAGCCGAGCAGCTTCGAGAGCGACGCGACGGCTCGGACGACGAGGGTGTCGAACCGGTCGGGGCCGGCAGCCCGGGACCGGACCACGCCCTGGGCCGCACAGGCGTGCATCGGCACCGTGAGTCCGATCTCGGCGACGATCTCGGCCACGGCCCGGGCCCGCTTGCCGACGCTCTCCGAGAGCTCGACCCGCAGGTCGGGCCGCAGGATCGCCAGCAGCACGCCCGGCACGCCGCCGCCAGTGCCGACGTCGAGCACACGTTCCCCGGTCGCCAGCCGGGCGGCGATCGCCACGGCATCGGCGACGTCGCGGGAGACATAGCGATCGACGTCGGTGTGCCGGGTGAGGTTGAGCCGCTCGTTCCAGGCCCAGAGCCGCTCCGCGTAGGCGGCGAGCCCGGGCAGGCTCGCCGCCGGCACCTCGAGGCCCAGTCGTGCCGCCTCGGCCGCGATCGCCCCCTCGAGCGGCGTGCGTTCGGGAGGGCTCATGCGGACCCCGGCGTCTGACGACGGCTCACTTGATGAACAGCATTTCGCGGTAGGTGGGGAGCGGCCAGAGGTCATCCGGCAGGATCGCCTCCATCTGGTCGGCGGTCTCCCGCAGCGCCGCCATCGCCGGGATGACGTCGTCGTGGAAGTGCGTGACCTCGGCCCGCAGGTCCCCGCCACCGTGGTGGCCGAGGGCCTTCTCCAGGGCCTCGATCCGCGTCTCGAAATCGCCGACGAGCTTGGTCAGCTTGTCGAGCGTGCCCATGTGCACCTGCTGGCCGATGCTCTTGAGCTTCGAGGCCGTGTCGACGAGCTCGCCCTGATAGCGGTAGCCGGCCGGCAGGATCATCGTCTTGGCGATCTGCAGGGCGGCCTGACCCTCGGTGTTGATGTCCTTGCAGTAGCGCTCCATGTAGATGTCGTAGCGGCTGCGCATCTCGCGCTCCGAGAGCACGCCGTACTTCTCGAACAGGGCGATGTTCTTGGGGGCGACGAGGACGTCGAGGGCCTCGGGGGTGGCCTTGAGGTTCGGCAGGCCGCGGTTCTTCGCCTCCTCGTGCCACTCCTGGGAGTAGCCGTTGCCGTTGAAGATCACCGCCTTGTGCTCGGAGATGATCTTCTGGAGCAGTTTCTCCACCGCCCCGGCGAGCTTCGCCTGATCGCCGCCGGTGGCCTTCTCCAATTCGGTGGCGATGAAGTCGAGGCTCTCGGCCATGATCGTGTTCAGGGCCACGAGCGGGCCGGCGATCGACTGGCTGGAGCCGACCGCACGGAACTCGAACTTGTTGCCGGTGAAGGCGAACGGGCTCGTCCGGTTGCGGTCGCCGGCGTGCTTGGGCAGCGTGGGCAGCGTATCGACACCCACAGCCAGCGTGCCGGTGGACTTCGAGCTCGTCGCCTTACCCTTCTCGATCTGCTCGAAGACGTCGGCGAGCTGTTCGCCGAGGAAGATCGAGATGATCGCCGGGGGCGCCTCGTTGGCGCCGAGCCGGTGGTCGTTGCCGCTGGCCGCGACCACCGCCCGAAGCATGTCGGAGTGCAGGTGGACGGCCCGGATCACGGCCGAGCAGAAGACGAGGAACTGCATGTTGGCATGCGGGGTCTCGCCCGGCTCGAGCAGGTTGCCGAGCTTGCAGCCCAGCGACCAGTTGACGTGCTTGCCGGAGCCGTTGATGCCGGCGAACGGCTTCTCGTGCAGCAGGCAGGCCATGCCGTACTTCTGCGCCACCCGCGTCAGCGTCTGCATGATCGTCTGCTGGTGGTCGGTGGCGATGTTGGCATTTTCGTAGATCGGGGCGATCTCGTACTGGCTGGGGGCGACTTCGTTGTGCCGGGTCTTCACCGGCACGCCGAGCTTGAACAGTTCGCGCTCGCCGTCGAGCATGCAGGCCAGGACCCGTTCCGGGATGGCCCCGAAGTACTGGTCCTCGAACTCCTGTCCCTTGGGGGGTTTGGCACCGAACAGCGTCCGCCCGGCCACCACCAGGTCGGGGCGGGCGAAGAAGAAGTTGCGGTCGATGAGGAAGTATTCCTGCTCCGGCCCGGCCGACGCCGAAACCTGGCCGACGTCCTTGTGGCCGAACAGGGCGAGCACCCGGCGGGCCTGCTTGTCCACCGCCTGCATCGACCTGAGCAGCGGGGTCTTCTTGTCGAGCGCCTCGCCGGTCCACGAGCAGAAGGCCGTAGGAATGCAGAGCGTGGTGCCGTTGGGGTTGTCGAGGATGTAGGCGGGGCTGGTCGGATCCCAGGCGGTGTAGCCGCGGGCCTCGAACGTCGCCCGCAGGCCGCCGGACGGGAAGCTCGAGGCGTCGGGCTCGCCCTGAATCAGCTCCTTGCCCGAGAACTCGGCGATCGCGTCACCGTCGCCGGTGGGGGACAGGAAGCTGTCGTGCTTCTCGGCCGTGATGCCGGTGAGCGGGTAGAAGACGTGGGCATAGTGCGTCGCCCCCTTCTCGATCGCCCAGTCCTTCATCGCCAGGGCGACGGCGTCGGCGATGCCTGGGTCGAGCGGCTTGCCCTGCTTGATCGTCGCCTGCAGCGCCTTGTAGACGCTCTTCGGCAGCCGGTCCTTCATCACCGAGTCGCTGAACACGTTGGCCCCGAAGAGTTCACTGGTGGGCGTCTCACGGAAGTTCCAGGCCTGGCCGTTGGCCTTGTAGCTGTTGATGGCGGCGACGGCGCTCGAGCGGGCGGAAGTCATGGGGAGAGTCCTTCTTCTTGCGGGGCGGAGGGAATGGTTTACGCGTACGTGACAAGGCGTGTGTGACAAGTCGTACGTGACAAGGCGTACATGACATGCCCGGAGCTGTGCTCATGCCTCGCGACCGGCGCCGCCGGGCATGCGGCATCCGGACACTGGTTGTCTGTCGTTCCGCGTCGCTCGGCGCAGCCAGAAGAAGAATTCAACGCCGATCGACGGATAAGAGGAACGATTTTGGAGCCTAGCGGCGCGGCGGAGGCAGTTCAAGGGGCCGCCGCCGAAGCCTCAACGTGCGCGGCTCACTGGGTGCGCCAGCGGGCGTTCGCGACCGCGGCGGACGACCTCCAGGGCCGATTCCAGGACCAGATCGACGGCGGTCGTCGGGCTCGTGTCCGCGACCTGCTGGACCGGCCGGGACGCGACGTGGACGGGCAGGTCCGGCTCGACGCCGACCCGGCTGAACGGCAGCCCCTTGGGCGAATAGAACTTCGCCGTCGTCAGCCGGATGCCGACGCCGGCCACCGGGAGCTGGAAGATGCCCTGGATCGAACCCTTGCCGTAGCTCCGCGCGCCGACGATCGTTCCCCGGGCATGGTCGCGGATCGCGCCGGCGAGGATCTCGCTGGAGCTGGCCGAGTCGCCGTCGATGAGCAGCACCAGCGGCATCCGCCACGTCCCCTCGCGGGCGGCGGTGTAGTTGAAGTCCTCCTCGGGGCTGCGGCCGCGGGTGGCGACGACCAATCCCCGGTCGAGGAACAGGTCGGCCACGTCGACCGCCGCCGAGAGCAGGCCGCCGGGGTTGCCGCGCAGGTCGAGAACCAGCGACCGCATGCCGGAGGCGTCGAGCCGCCGTAGCGCCGCTTCCACGTCGGCGGCGGTCGTCTTCTGGAACGACGTGAGCTTGAGGTAACCGATGCCGGCGGCGGCGTCGACGACCTTCACGTCCTCGACGCTCGGCACCTCGACCTGCTCACGGCGCACCGTGATCGCCCGTGCCGGGGCCGGCGCCCGGAGGATGGCCAGCGTCACCATCGACCCCTCGGGCCCCTGGAGCAGGTGGGCGGCCTGGTCCACGCTCATGCCGCCGATCTGCCGTCCACCGACCGCCACGAGATGATCGCCCGCGCGGATTCCCGCCCGGGCGGCCGGGCTGCCCGGAATCACGTGCACGATGAGCAGCCCATCGGCCGCCGACTTCAGTTCGACGCCGAGGCCGACGAAGTTGCCCTCGATTTGCGCATACAGGTCGTCGAGCTGCCCGGTCGTGAGGAACGCCGAGTACTCGTCGAGACCGCCGACCGCGGCGGCGGTCAATTCCATGAGCGACACCGCCGGCGGCACGCCGAGGAGCGAGTGGGCGGTGCGTGCCAGCCAAGTGGCGACGGTCTCGGCATCTCCCTGGGTGGCCACCTGCCGGGTGGCGAACAGCCGGGCCACGTGCTCGCGATACACCTGCAGCCGCTCCGGCGTGGCCTGGGTGGCGAAAGCGGTGGCGAAGGCGGCGTCGTCGAACGCAATGTCGAGTGCCTGGCGGCCGCGCGAGGCGAGCCGGGCGAAGTTCGGCGCATCGACGTGGTGCGAGGCGATCCGGGCCAGCGCCTCGGCGTACAGCCGGCGGGCGTCGGCTTCGGTGAGCCTGCCGATTTGGTGCCGAAAGGCCGGCTCGGCATGGCGGCGGGCGATGTCGCAGTGGATCTTCGCGAGGTCGTAGCGCTGGACGAGCGCCGGTGCGAGCGTGCCCTTACGGGCGGCCGGCTCGCAGATGCTGATCAGGTCGGCCCAGCGGCCTTCGTGCGCCAGCGTCGCCGTCCGGGTGGCGAGGTCGTCGAACGCGGGGGCCGCCGCGTCGGCCGTGACTGGCCGCCAGTCGAGGCCCGGTTCCCCGGCAGCGGCGATCGACGCCAGGCCGAGAACCAGCCCGACCAGCAACCAGTGGGCTGCCGAGCGAAAGACGGGCGCCGTGGGGGCTGAAACGCCTGACACGAAGTGCAATCCGTTTGGCACGGGGACCGCGGGCATGTCGCGGCAGCCAGCGGTCGCTCCGTTGACCGCGTGAGATTATGCCTCCCGTTCACGGCCGGGGCAAAAACCGGCCGCTGGGCCGGGGATTTTTTCCGGCGCCGGGCCGCACAGCCGCTCTGACCCGCACGCCCGGCAAGGGCGTGTCCCGCGACACGTTGGTAGGATGGAGGCCATGCCCTCCCCAGCCCGCACATACGGCCCGCCGGCCGAACAGGACGTTGAGGCCGGGCAGACGCTCGTGCTGCTCGACCGGGTCCGCCGCGGCGATCGCTCGGCCGTCGATGGTCTCCTCGAACGGCACCGGGAGGCGATCCGGCTGATGATCGATCGCCGCATGGACAAGGTCGTCCAGCGCCGTGTCGACGCCAGCGACATCGTCCAGGACGTGCTCCTCGAGGCGAACCGGCGGCTGGCCGACTATCTCGCCAATCCAAGCATGCCGTTCCGGCTCTGGCTGCGGCACATGGCCCACGACCGGCTCATTGACGCCCATCGTCGGCACCGGGTCGCCGCCAGCCGCAGCCTCGACCGGGAGGTGCCGCTGGCCGCTCCCGACGACGGCACGCGGTCCGCCTGTGATCTCGCCGGCACCATCGCCGACCGGGAACTGACGCCCGCGGCCGCCGCCACCTGGCACGAGCTCGAGCGTCGCTTCGCCGGCGCCGTCGAACAGCTCGACGAGGCCGACCGGCAGATCGTGCTCCTCAAGCACTTCGAGCACCTTTCCACGGCCGAGGCGGCCGACGCCCTGGGACTTTCCAAGCCGGCCGCGGGGATGCGCTACCTGCGGGCGATGCGCCGGCTCCGGGTGCTGCTCGACGAGGGCTGACAGGCTCCCCCGCGGGGACATCGGCCTATCATGCCGCTTGGGGTCGAAGCCCCGCGATCCCGAACAGCGTCCGGCGGAACCCTGGCGGAACCCTGGCGGAACCATGACGACAACGACCCGCTCACGAGCCATCGACGTGCCGCTCGACGCCGCCGGCGAGGAGCGGCTCGCGCTGCTGGTCGACTCGCTCTCCGAGGAGCCCGGGCCGGACGCCCAGCGTCGGCTCGACGCGCTCGCCGCAGCCCATCCCGACCTCGCCGGGCAGTTGCGCGAACTGTTCGCCGCGATGTCCGTGGCCGACGCCGTGGCCGAGCGGTCGACGATCCTGTATCCCGCCGGAGTGCCGGCTGGCGAACGTTCCGCCGCACCGCCTCCCGCGCCGGCCGACCGGGGGTCGTTCATCCCCGGGAGCACGCCGCTGCCGGCGGCGTTCGGCGACTACGAGCTCCTCGAGGAACTCGGCCGCGGTGGCATGGGCGTCGTGTACCGCGCCGTGCAACGCAGCCTCGGCCGCACCGTGGCCCTGAAGATGCTCCTCCGGCGCGACCTCGCCAGCCCCGCCGACCTGGCCCGATTTCGCAGCGAGGCGGAGGCGGCGGCCCGGCTCGATCATCCCGGCATCGTCTCGATCTTCGAGGTCGGCGAGCACGATGGCCATCCCTTCTACAGCATGCGGTTCATCGAGGGGACGACGCTCGCCCGAAGGCTGGCAGCCGGCCCGCTGCCGCCGCGCGAGGGGGCGGCGCTGCTTGCCAAGGTGGCCGATGCCGTGCAGGCGGCCCACGACCGGGGCGTGCTCCACCGCGACCTCAAGCCCTCGAACATCCTCATCGACACAGCCGGCGAGCCGCTCGTCTCCGACTTCGGGCTCGCCAAGCAGCTCGAGGCCGACGGCTCCGTGACCCACACCGGCGCGATCCTCGGCACGCCCTGCTACATGTCGCCCGAGCAGGCAGC is from Planctomycetia bacterium and encodes:
- the cnrH gene encoding DNA-directed RNA polymerase sigma-70 factor; translation: MPSPARTYGPPAEQDVEAGQTLVLLDRVRRGDRSAVDGLLERHREAIRLMIDRRMDKVVQRRVDASDIVQDVLLEANRRLADYLANPSMPFRLWLRHMAHDRLIDAHRRHRVAASRSLDREVPLAAPDDGTRSACDLAGTIADRELTPAAAATWHELERRFAGAVEQLDEADRQIVLLKHFEHLSTAEAADALGLSKPAAGMRYLRAMRRLRVLLDEG